The genomic segment TTAACGGTAGAGCCCGAGTACATCGCTTGACACCCCGCCTTCTTACAAGGATATAGAAGTAGCGTAATCTTTATTTTAGGTCGTTTATGAACTTAGGCATTACTGAAGTCAGAAAAGGAATGGTTCTCAAGGTAGAAGGAGAACTTTACTCCGTTGTAAAAAGCGAATTCGTGAATCCGGGAAAGGGTTCTGCCTTTATCCGCACAAAATTAAAGAACTTGGTCCGTAACAGTTCCATCGAAAGGACCTTCAAGGCCGCGGAAAAATTAGAATCCGTCGAATTGGAAAAGAGACAGATGACCATCTGTTATTCCGAGGGTGATGATATCATCTTCATGGACACGAACGACTTCGAACAACTTCCCGTGTCTAAAGAATACTTAGAAGATATCCTTCCATTCTTAAAAGAAGAGACTGCTATGGAAGTTTCCTTCTATGAAGGTAAACCGATCGGAGTAATTCCTCCAAACTTTGCGATCCTGCAAGTAACTTATGCAGAAGAAGGTCTCA from the Leptospira hartskeerlii genome contains:
- the efp gene encoding elongation factor P yields the protein MNLGITEVRKGMVLKVEGELYSVVKSEFVNPGKGSAFIRTKLKNLVRNSSIERTFKAAEKLESVELEKRQMTICYSEGDDIIFMDTNDFEQLPVSKEYLEDILPFLKEETAMEVSFYEGKPIGVIPPNFAILQVTYAEEGLKGDTSGTALKRVTVETGGEINVPIFIKQGDSIRIDLRDLTYVERVNK